CGCCTCGTCTTGGAGCCACGTCATCGCATGCGGATTGCCGTCATCGCCACGTACACGCACCCCACCCGGCTGCGCCTCAAAGAGCCCTCCATCATGCAGTCCTCCGTGCCGGAGCTCATCGCCGGCCTGTGCCCGCCGCACGTGGAGGTGGAGATCTTCAACGAGAAGGAGCGCGACATCCCGATGGACCGCCACTGGGACCTCGTCTTCTTCTCCTACCTGCACTCCTTCTACGAGCACACCAAGGTGCTCTCCACCCTCTTCCGCCAGCGAGGCATGACGACGGTCGCCGGCGGCCGCCACGCCAGCTACTTCCCGGACGACGCCCAGCAGTACTTCGACGCCGTCATCACCGGCGAGCCCGAGGCCAACGTTCCCGCGCTCATCGAGGACTTCGAGAAGGGCCAGCTCCAGCCGCGCTACCAGCGCCCGCCGCTGGGCCCCGCCGCCATCCGGCCCTACCGCTACGACCTCATCGACTTCACCCACAACAAGCTGCGCCTGCCCGGTATCGAGGCCTCACGCGGCTGCCCCTTCTCCTGCAACTTCTGCGTCCTCACCGGCAACGAGCGCTACCGCTATCGCCCTGTCGCCCACGTCATCGACGAAATCCAGCAGCACATGCACTGGAACCCCAACTTCATGGGGCTGATGGATGACGCCTTCGTGTTCCTCGACAACAACCTCGGTGGCTCACCGAAATACCTGCGCGAGCTGTGCGAAGCCCTCATCCCGCTCAAGAAGACGTGGGGCTGCGCCCTCACCTTCAACGTCCTCAAGGACGAGTCGCTGGTGAAGCTGATGGCCAAGGCGGGCTGCCGCTACGTCTACACCGGCCTGGAGTCCCTCAACCCCGACTCCATCAAGGCCATGAACAAGGGCCAGAACAAGCTGAGCGAAGTGGACGCCGTCATCCGCCGCGTCTTCTCCGCCGGCATCCTGTTGTCCTTCGGCCTCATCGTGGGCTCGGACGGAGACACCAACGCGTACCTGGAGAAGCTCCCCGAGTACCTCTCCGACCTCCAGTACTTCTCCGTCACCTTCCTGGGCATCGTCTGCCCCTATCCGGAGACGCCCTTCTTCCGCGAGCTCCAGGCAGAGAATCGCCTGCTGCCAGGCACCTTGAGCCGCGACTACGACGGCTACACGCTCTGCCACCGTCCCAAGAGCCTGGACACATCAGAGGTGGTGGAGCACTTCCACCGGCTCTGCGCGCAGCTCGGCAGCCTGCCCAACATCGCCCGCCACTACTGGTCCAAGCTCACGATGAGCGACATGCCCCGGTACAAGCAGACCATCCTCTTCTCCGGGCCCGAAATCGTGAGCATCCGAAACCCGGTGAAGAACACGGCACGGCGCTACATCGCCGGGCAGGACGCCCTGGAGTACTGGGACACGCAGCAGATGGCCCAGCTTGGCCTTCAGCCGCAGCGGCTCACGTGAGCGCCGCCGCCAGCATCGGCGCCGTATCCTGAGGACCGGACGCCAGCCGCTCCACCCGCCGCAGCTCCGCCTGCGCGTCGATGGCGGTGAAGATGCCACGCGCACGGGCGAGCAACGCCGTGCGCCGGTGAGGCAACGCCGCCGCCGCATCCAGGTAGGCCACACCCGTCTCCCAGCGGTTGGGCGTGGCCTCCAGCACCTCGAGCGCGCGGTCGAACAGCGGCTCCGCGGCCTTCGCGCCCCGCTTGAGCGCCTTCGCACGCGCCATCACCCGCATGGCCGGGCCGCGCAGGTATGGATAGAGCGCCCCCAACGCCCGCGCCTTGAGCGCGCAGCGACGGTAGAGGGCCCACAGTTGCTCGCGCGGCACGGAGACAGCGCCCTGCTCCAGCGCGAAGAGCGCGCCCTCCGCCGCGTCCACGAGACCAATCTGGAGGAAGGGCACCAGCACGTGGTAGCGCCACAGCGCCTCGTCGGCGCGCACCGCCATCAGCGCGGCTTCCTCCACCTGGTGCTCGCGCACCGCCACGTTGACCAGGTGATTGAGGCTGGCGCACTGATTGGCCAGGTCCTGGACGTCGATACTGATGCGCAGGCCTTCCTCCAGCTCCGCGCACAGCTCCCCCACATCCCCATCACCTCGCAGGTAGCGACACATGGGGACCCAGGCGTGGGACCAGCCCTGGTGCATCAGCGCGTTGAGCTCCACGCCCACGCGGCCCATCTCGAGGTACGCACGCTCCGCATCCTGGAAGCGCGAGGCCAGGAACTGGCTGGTGGCCAGCATCATCAGGCCCGTCTGCACCTCCCACATGTCCCCCACCTGCCGCAGCAGCGACACCGCCTGCTCGCCGTACTCGGTGGCGCGGGCCTGCTCGTTGGTGAAGATGGACTGCGTGGCCAGCCGGCTCAACGCCACGCCCTCCGCCGCCGTATCCCGCGAGCGCCGCGCATGCTCCAGCGCGCGCTGACACCAGTGCCCCGAGCGCCCCACCATCCCCGAGCCGAACAGCAGTGAGCCGTAGTAGCTGGTCGCCAGGCTCAGGCCGTACTCACTGCGCGAGCGCTCCGCCATCGTCGTGGCCACCAGCGTGGCCCAGGTGAGCTTCCCGATGTCCGCGAAGTAGTAGATCTTGATGAGCGAGATGAGCGTGGACAACTGCTTCAGGTACAGCGGCAGCCGCGCGCCCAGTGGCCGCACCAGCCAGGGGAACAGGCCGTAGAGCAGGTGCAGCCCCATGGCCAGCACCGAGCGCAGCACCAGCGCCGCCATGCTCCGCGGCATCGTGCGCCCCATGAGCTCCAGCGCCGTCTCCAGCTCCTGGATGGCGCGCTTCGACTCGCCCTTCTCCTGGTGGGCCCGGCCCAGGCCCAGGTGAATCTCCGCGCGGCGCGGCACCTGCTCCTCGTCCGCCAGGCACTGCTCGAACATGAGGATGGCACCCGCGTAGTTGCCCGCGTTGAGCAGGGTCTCCGCCAGTTCCTTCATCACGACGTGCGTCTTGCGTAGGACCTCCTCCGGGTCCAACGCCACGGTGCCGCCCAGAATCTCCATGGCCCGGTTGTAG
Above is a genomic segment from Myxococcus xanthus containing:
- a CDS encoding B12-binding domain-containing radical SAM protein, translated to MRIAVIATYTHPTRLRLKEPSIMQSSVPELIAGLCPPHVEVEIFNEKERDIPMDRHWDLVFFSYLHSFYEHTKVLSTLFRQRGMTTVAGGRHASYFPDDAQQYFDAVITGEPEANVPALIEDFEKGQLQPRYQRPPLGPAAIRPYRYDLIDFTHNKLRLPGIEASRGCPFSCNFCVLTGNERYRYRPVAHVIDEIQQHMHWNPNFMGLMDDAFVFLDNNLGGSPKYLRELCEALIPLKKTWGCALTFNVLKDESLVKLMAKAGCRYVYTGLESLNPDSIKAMNKGQNKLSEVDAVIRRVFSAGILLSFGLIVGSDGDTNAYLEKLPEYLSDLQYFSVTFLGIVCPYPETPFFRELQAENRLLPGTLSRDYDGYTLCHRPKSLDTSEVVEHFHRLCAQLGSLPNIARHYWSKLTMSDMPRYKQTILFSGPEIVSIRNPVKNTARRYIAGQDALEYWDTQQMAQLGLQPQRLT